One Brassica napus cultivar Da-Ae chromosome C4, Da-Ae, whole genome shotgun sequence genomic region harbors:
- the LOC125586004 gene encoding uncharacterized protein LOC125586004 — protein sequence MGDIVVAKAKEGGGPSSIKCPMLNATNYTVWAMRMKILLKVHKVWEIVETESDASDKNDMATTLLFQSIPEALILQVGELEPAKKVWDAIKARHLGADRAREARLQTLMAKFDRLKMKDNESIDDFTVASLEQILDLKTTSFEDIIGRLKTYEERIYDEEEEHQDNQQSKLMYTNMEYQSNQEYYNGYRGRGRGGRGYYRGRGQGPSYWDSRVTCFRCDKIGHFAATCPDRLLKLSEAQESKEDDTQEADKLMMQEVVYLNERSVRRKEFESSMDGDKIWYLDNGASKHMTGNKSYFKSIDETVTGKKQHH from the exons ATGGGAGATATCGTGGTAGCGAAGGCAAAAGAAGGAGGAGGTCCATCGTCGATCAAGTGTCCAATGCTAAACGCAACAAACTATACGGTGTGGGCTATGAGAATGAAAATTCTACTCAAAGTCCATAAAGTATGGGAGATTGTGGAGACTGAATCGGATGCATCAGACAAGAACGACATGGCAACGACGCTTCTATTTCAATCGATCCCGGAAGCCCTAATTCTACAAGTAGGTGAGTTGGAGCCTGcaaagaaggtttgggatgcAATTAAAGCTCGACACTTAGGTGCAGACAGAGCGCGAGAAGCGAGACTACAAACTCTTATGGCTAAGTTTGATCGTCTTAAGATGAAGGACAACGAGAGCATTGATGACTTTACTG TCGCATCGCTTGAACAAATCCTCGATCTCAAGACGACTAGCTTTGAAGATATCATAGGTCGCCTAAAAACCTATGAAGAACGGATAtacgatgaagaagaagaacatcaagACAATCAACAAAGCAAATTAATGTACACTAACATGGAGTATCAATCAAACCAAGAGTATTATAATGGCTATAGAGGAAGAGGTCGAGGAGGTCGTGGCTACTATAGAGGGAGAGGACAAGGTCCCTCGTATTGGGACAGCAGAGTAACCTGTTTCAGGTGTGATAAGATAGGACACTTCGCTGCAACATGTCCAGACAGATTGCTTAAGCTCTCTGAGGCACAAGAAAGTAAAGAAGATGACACACAAGAGGCTGATAAATTGATGATGCAAGAAGTGGTCTATCTTAATGAAAGAAGCGTGAGACGTAAGGAGTTTGAATCAAGCATGGATGGAGATAAGATTTGGTACCTGGACAACGGTGCTAGCAAGCATATGACAGGAAACAAAAGCTACTTCAAGAGCATCGACGAAACCGTTACAGGAAAG AAGCAACATCATTAG